The following nucleotide sequence is from Pithys albifrons albifrons isolate INPA30051 chromosome 2, PitAlb_v1, whole genome shotgun sequence.
GCTGCTTGGCTGGGGCTGAAGCAGGACATGAGGTGAGTGGTGTCTCCTGGAgctcccatcccattcccaccaGAATGGTCCTCCAGTGCAGCAGAAATGAGAAACTCCTCATGCAGAGAGTGTTAACCAAGCAATTCATGCTGTATTTTGGAGGTCAAGACAGTTGTTTTCATACAAAGACACTTCTGCTCACACTGATGGAATATCAGACTCACCTCCTGTGTCCTTGGCCAGGATTTTAATGTGCTTTGTACCTTCAAAAGTAATCATAAGGAAATTCAGAATTGGGAGGTGCtatcatttaattatttttttattattattttattatttattgtcCTTTTAGTGTCTCAAGAACTCTATGTAGACATCAATCTGTATAAATAGTGAGCAGGCAAGAAGTTGTTTACAGTCCTGCCCAAGTGACCTGATGCTTACAAAGAGTAAGGTGGCAGCTGGTTttgtgtggtttggggtttatttttttacattctttGACCTTAACTGAGGTTTCTTATCTCTTTTGCTCTGTAAGTTCCCAAACAAGTGGTTTGAGATGCATCTTTCTCAGCTGTGCTCCAGGTGAACTCTGGAAAGACAGAATTTTCTAACTATCATGGAGCTCTGGCATTTGTTTCCTCGGTGCATGTTTtgtgcacagaaaaaaaaggaatgttttACTTGGCACTCAAGTTCCTCTTGAAATGTTCTGTGTCATGTATCTATCTTTGACAGACGCCTGAGCAAGTTATTTCTTTGTGATTCAGGAATCTGGGCCTTACCTTGGAAAAGGATGACATTGTTCAGCTGAAGGAAGCTTACAAGTGGATTATCCATCCCCAGTTGTCAGAAGAGTTGGGTGTTCCTGCTGATGGAAAGGTTTGgtataaataagaaaacatctttttctctgggtttttttttcatatatgtgtgtatatatatttatgcactTATGGGGGGGAATAAAACTATACCCTTTCTCCTTATTAGCAGAGAATAAAGTTGCATTGCTCTTCTATTCACAGCGGGGAGAGAAACACTCAGTTaccctggagatgctccaggaagAAACAAACTTCTTAGGTACCAGTTCACACATCCCTGGACCATAAAAGTTGCTTTTCCAGTGCTCTTTATCTGCAAGGCACTTGACTATCAGCCAATCTGTTCAACAGCCCCAGGAGGTGCTGTGGTGCCTGAGTACCCGCAGTAATGAGTGTTGTTTGCCCCAGGCCAGAGAGGGGATTGGGGCAGAGTGAGATTGGCCCGGAGTTCCTGGGCTGGCTGTCACTCCAGGAGGACGGGCggcctctccctgccccagggccctGCACTCTCTGCACAGGAAGCCCCTGCCAGGCTTTTACAGTGGGGACTCCTGCAGGGTTTGGTCTTTATTCCTGCTCTTCCAGAGGGCTTGGGGCGTTGGTTTAGTGACCCTGAGGGGCTTTGAGCAGGGGCTGTCCCTGACTCGGGTCCCTCCTGGCTGGGAAGAGCTCTCAGCTCATCTGTGGTGACTGCAGAAATGCAAATGCTGTTGTGGCACACATTTTATAGATACACAATAAATGGGTTATCATCTCTTTTATCTATCTCTTTACTATTTTCCTAAAACTACAACAGCGAATCCTGAGAATATCCTCCctgtttgtttaaagaaaaccattaccaccttcttgttctttttttttctgtctgtaattTAGAGTTTGTTTGAAGTCAGCGTCGTCTTTGCTCACCCAGAAACAGACGAGGAGTGCCATTTCCTGTAAGTTTtatataaataacaaaaagatCTTTATCTGAATATTGTGCAATATTGTTGGTTTGGATTTGTTACAGCTGCAGTGTTTATAAACTAGAATGGGGCCTGTGTCTAAACTTCCTTATGGCCACGTAAAGTTGCAGAGCTTGAAGTTACATCATCTCTGGTTAATTCTGTGCTTTGATGCCAATAAACAAAATCATCCAGAATTTTGATTTGAACTGGAAGGAGAATGCTCCATGTCAGCCTTTTCCAAGTCATTCCCagtgtcattttaaaaaataaattcaaaccACATGGGAGAATCTTTGAGGTCATGCTCAAAAGGTTTTCCTGCTCTTGTAGGAGACACAGATGAGAGGGGAGGCTTTGAAGTGAGTTAATCCAACTTAGCTGCTTgatcaaaacaaacagaagttcCCTTTGGCCTGGCCCAGGAGGGCATGTGATGTACACACAgaggcaaaatatttctgtgaatttAGGTGCCATTTAGTCTGGTTTCTCAAAATCTGGCTATAGATAATTAGGTTCACTCTTCCTGTTTGCTGATGCTTCCTGGAAAACTTCAGCTTAACTCAGTTAACTTGCACCTGCTGCCATTTAAGTGTTAGCATAGGAAGAGGTTTGGCAGAGATGTCTTTGTTGAacagtgaattaatttcttaagaCCAGAGATTTCTTTTGTGGCCTTTATATATTGCCTTGTGATTTTAGCCCTTCTGGCAGTTTGTGAGCTGTGAATGTTCAGCTGTTGGTTTTgcacagtgccctgggctgggagctgagggAATGCAGGCTTGGAGATGCACCAGTGTTTGCTGAAcatcttttctttccagcttcTCCAAGACTGGCCAAAAGAGGCAGAAATTTGTAGGCCTAAACTACAGCTCTAAATAATGGTACCTGCAGTCCTGTAAAAATGGAAGTGTTTCAGGATCCTGCACCCTTTTGTTCTTACttatttagtttttttaattacagtcaTTTCTGAGGTGCCAAGGCATTCTGCACTTGGATAGTTCATATTTGGAGATTTATGTTTAAGGATATGGTGATACAGAAATTTTGGAAGAGACAATTTGTGTGGCAGACTGGCCAGGGAAGTCACTTGTATGGAAACAGCAGAACCTGCTGCCTTCGAGTCCAAAATAGTCACAGAGATGCTGAAAAGCCCcagcaagaaatgaaaaactggGTTGTAGGTTAGAAATCCTCCCTGAGTGCACACAGAGAAATCCAGAAATCCTCCCCGAGAGCACTCAGAGAAATCCATTAAGAGGAACAGCAGCTTCCTCTGCAATACTCAGAAAAGTGTTTCACTGCCCTGGCTTTCACTTTTGTTAAACAGCTCAGAGTTTCCTTTTGAAGAGGCAAAGCACCAATGGTGTTGAACACCCAGGGTTATTTTTTTGATGAAGTAAACAAAttgaattttcctttccagaagGGGCAGTTTGAATCTGGAGTTTGTAGTGGGCATTGTCTAAGAGCAAGCACAGATGGCAAGGTCTCAGTACATCTTGCATAGAACTTAAACATTAATGGTGACCTTTACTGAGAAGGATTGGAAAGGACTGAAAGTTAAACTTGTGTGCTTTTCCACCCCATCTCAAAGCTGAGCCGTGTTTGTGTTGGTCAGAGCAGAGGAGATTTTACACCCTTTTGTCCATGAACTCTCTGGATCAGGCAAAGCACATCTTGAACCATTTGTGGTTTGGGAGTCAGTGAATTTTAGACCCTGCTCTGAACTAAGCTGTGCAGGTGAGACCCTGGAGATTGGTGCAAAACCCATTACATGCTGTGCTTGTGAGTCTGGCTGTTCATCTCTGTTTCTGTAAGGGGAGCAgctaattttcatttctgtatttaGAGCCACAGCCTGTCCAGACTGTTTCAAACCAGCAAAGAACAAACAGGTAAGATCCCATCATTGTTGCAGCTCTTTTCTGACATTCAGAATTTCGCAGCAGTATTTACAACAGAGAACTTACCTGGGTATTCACTCAGTGTTGAGTGGCTGCTTTTCCTGCATCAAAAATCTCTCTAGTTTTCAATTGTCTGGAAATAAAGTTATTCACTTCACATTTCTCAGCTTAGGAAAACCAAGAGCTTGGTGCTTTCCTTTGGGCTGTGCATTTTCCAGACTGTCTAAAGGTCATAATTTTAGGATTGGTCTCTGTAAATGCCTCCCTTAACATCTAGGGATTTGATTGTCATACATTAAAAGCAGCATAAAAGATGCTCCTCAAGctctctgtggctgcagcagttcAGATAAGTCCCATTGTGAGGATGAGACTCTGCAGCCAGAAGGGAAATGATCCCACTGCAGTTTCCATGTCCTCTGATGTGACTGCAAGCCCTGGTATGTGCAGGAAGGTTTCATCCCTCTGGCTctggaggagggcagggaagaaaaggggtCTGGCCACTTGTTGCAAGCCCTGAGCACACACAGTCACTGATGGAAAAGAGGGCAGGAAGAATAAAGAACCAGCTGGAAAGAAACTGATACAAGTAGGACAGTTGGTGTGATCAGAGGGAGAACAGTGACTTCTGTCAGGAGCCATTGCAAGGCCTTTTATCCCTCCTGGAGAAGAGTCCACCAACAtttggcagaggcaggagctgacCCAGGAATTCCACCCACTCTTCTCCACCTGACCAATAAATGCAAGGCTTTTTTTAGAAGGGCTGTATTACAACTCCCTGCTTGCTGCTTTGCTTCCCTTTAAAAGGGGGAGATCCCATATCAGGAGCAAAACCACACAGGCAACAAAATGTTGGGGAATCTAAAGCAAAACCAGCAACTCTGAAGAGCCATCAGAGGCCTGTCCTCacaaagcagctgtgctggaagcaTCAAGGGCTGTGTTAACCAGAGGAGTGGGGTAAAAACCAGGTTCTGAGGGGAAaattctgtgccatgtgctctagaTAGTTATTTAAACCTGCTGCTGCTTGAAGGGCTTTCCAGTTCATCTGTTCTCCCAGGGAGGGAAGTGCCTTTATCTCTGATTTGTGCTTAGAAGGACAAAGAACAGCTTTCCTGAAGGCACCCAGGAGCTGTGTTGGAACAGAGACCTGAATTGTCCCAACAGTGCCccagtattttccatttttttccccaaatccccAGTCCAGCTTGCCAAAAAGACGTCATCAAACTGGGAATGCAGCAGCCAAgctgggaggagaggcagaggaacCTGCACTTCTCCAGGTGGAAGGTTTTCTCAGTGaggagaaggctttggggagacCAAGTGAATCTCCTCCTTGTACCAAGAAGTGATGAGAACAGGGAGCCAGGCACAGTGGGAGGgtgggaggcagcagaaagaagTTGAAAGGAGGAGCTCAGAGGAGATTCTGATCTTCAGAACCAGATCCCTCCTGGACAGGTTtatgcccagccctgcctgtcctgaCATAAAACCTGGGGCTTGGAGACACTGAACTGTTGACAATGAGGGTCACTTGGGTTTCTGTTCATGGATTTAGGCTTCTGGTTTTACACTAGTTTGCAAATTTGGACTCCCAAGTGAAAAACTCCACCCCGTGTATATTTTAgtgctttttctctccctgaggCATCTCCTTTCTTGGTTTTTCTTAGTTCTTGactcatgtttttatttcactgtgcaGTCTGTTTTCACCAGAATGGCAGTTATAAAAGCCCTAGAGAAGATAAAGGAAGAGGATTTTCTCAAGTAAGTATTTGCTGAAACTGGTTCTTGGTATTGTGCTTCTGTACAGCATTAAGATGGGGAGGAAAACAGTCAGTGGGGTGTCTGTAAAGGAACTTCTGGGTGTGGAAATTCTGCTGTTTTAACTGATTAAAATAGGTTTTCTGTTCTTCTGGTAATAGAAATAATTCCTGATCTTTTAATTAGGGAATATTTCGAGTTTGtaagatgagcttccctttaCAAAGAAGACTTTCCCCCATATTTCCAAAGTGTTAGGAGTTGAGTTTTAATAAAGCACCAAGAGCTGTAATATGATCAAAGTCACACTCAGTGAGAAGCCATCAAGAAactttctctgtgctgctctgctgatgcTCCACCATGTCCTGGTATTACTAGTAtcctttttactcttttttttttatatacagGCATTTTCCCTGTCCCCCAAGTTCACCAAAGAACCCCTGTGATGCTCTGGAGATTCAGTGCAATAATGGTGCAGTTTTTGTGGCTGGTAAAGTGATGGATTTATTTGTTGTCTTGACCAGAACTTTCTAACACTGCCATGAGACCCAGAGATTCTTGCTGTTTATTAATTCCTGTAATTAAGTATAAGGAACAAAGAAACAACTCCAGCTCAGGCCAAGAGGGAATGGGTTtgaaaggggaaggaaattACAGATCTCCTCTTTCTGTAGGAGTCTCTACCTTTCTCCCAGGCTTGTGTGTGAACAACTTATTTAAATGTGTGCAAACAGATCAAAAAGCCCAACCTGGAATTTAAATCCAacattctgtgttttaaaaggGCGATAAAAGTCCTGAATGCAGGAAGATGAAAAATAGAAGAATGCAGAAGTGAGTGGCAGGGTGGTTGGTGTTTCACAAACACgcatttcttatttttagttATTGATGAGACAGTTGGATGTGCATTTTTGTGAATCCAAGATATCCAGTCCCCTTTAGCATTTTCCAAACacactgttttattttaggTTGCTTTGTTGAGTGGTTTTATCAGAATCCATCTGTATgaagagcaggacagagggTTTGCTTTCTGCATGTCATTTTACACTGGGTTTGTTATTTACAGTTTATATCCAATCAAAAAAAATTCAGGCAAGATTTGTTTTAGTTTTCAGACTTAAATCCAGAAGAGAATTTATTGAGCTCAGTGCAGTTATTTTGCTACTATTAAATGGGACAGGATCTTAATTAGTAAGCACAGAGTTGGCATTGCCCTCCTGACCTTACCTTGGGTGTTCAGTGATTACTCCCCACCCCAACTCTTGTTTCAAGGATTCAGGAGGTGTCAAACCGAGAAACACCTTGTGTTTTGTTTAACTCTTGTTCAGATCAAAAGTTGAAATTATTAGAACTGGGgagctgagagaaaaaaaaagcagcccattttattgtcctttttccattttatggAAGGAGAATTGAGCAGTGTGAGGCTGCATGTGAGGGGTGAGTCAGCCAACTTTCAGATGTGCCCTGGTGAAACGGTTACTCAGTTTCCCCATTTGTTTGTGTGGCTTTTCTGCAGGTCCGAATGCAAGAAGGAAACATTGTTTGAGATAGGAAAATATGATACAAACCCAGAGCACAGTGAGTTGCACAGAGCTGGTCTGGGCTCTGGCTCATGGTTTCACAGCAGTGAGCTCCTTGCTCTGTGAATATTTTCACTTCTTACCTCACCTGTCTGTAAAAAAGCTCCTGGTGGTCATCCCTGCCTTTGGTTAGGGCAGCCCTTGTGCCATGAGAATCTCCCTGGGGTCACTCCAAGGATTCCAGGCCCTTCCCATGGCACCTCCTCAAGGTTCCTGACGTTGCCCCTGGTTTGTCAGTGACACTTTCTGCTCCTCACGTGGTTTTCCTTGTGAGCCAAAGCATTGCAGTTtggatttctgttttcagcCTTTGGACAAGGCAGGACTTGCTTGGAACCTGAACTGCTGAGTACAGGGAGGGTTATCCCTGAATCCCAGAGGGTGGGACTGCAGCCACAGGCTCTCCAAGCCCCTCTGAGTGGCCATCCTGGGCAGTGGAGCTCCCCTGGGTGTTGGAATGCTCCTCCACAGCACAAGTTTTCACAAAGTGCAAGTTAAACGTGTTCAAAGCTTTTCTGCACTGGTTCAGAGGGGTCACAGGTAACACAGTTCTTCTTCACAGGAAGGTACAACAAATATTCCAGGAATTTGCCTCAGACCCCCTGGATTATTGATGGGGAGAGGAAGCTGGAATCTTCTGTGGAAGAACTGATTTCAGAGCATCTGATGGCAGCATTCAAAGCAGACAGTAAGTATGTAGGAGATCTCTTACCAGACATACTTCTCATCATTACTAGAAGATTTTTCCTTAGTAACTACCCACTTAATCCAAGAGtgtgaaggaaaaaacctgctATTTCTTTATCCCTCTCTTATCCCTCCAAGTCAAAGCTTGTAAACTTTTTTAGCTGTGATCAGTGAGTAATTAGACCCTTTTATCCTGCTACAGTAGCTCTGCAGTTCACCTGATGATGCAAATATGTTGGTTTCATGTAGTAGGGTTTTTGCCCAAACAAACTTCTTATGGGTTGGTGATTCATAAAGTGACTTGAATCAAGAAGGGGTTTGCCCCCAGCACTTTGTAATACCTGCCTGGCTTTCCACCCTTCCTGTCTCTTCCcttcattcatttatttccttcagtgcAGATAATGTTTATCCAGGGATTATCCAGCTGGAATAATCACTGCCTATTCTTTGTGGAATTAAAAACATAGAAAGCCCAAGGAAAAGTTGCATTAAATGCTGATTTGGAGAAAACCAAacttgtgctgctgcctccctctcctcccctccctgtggGTATGTTAGTCTGGCTGTGGGATCTCATTCAGGCCAAGGAACTGGGAGTGCTCCTCAAGAAACCTGTGAATGAACAGCAATATCCCAGATGTGTCCCTGAATTGCAGGCTCCAGTTTGTAAAGGCAAAACaagttcagaaagaaaacattccaCCTTTCAAAAGCTGTAGATAGTATTAAAAATGTAACGTAGAATCTCACCTGCCTTCTTTAAATCTGTTACaggctttaatttttcttcctctgggaGAGAAGATGTGGATGTGAGGACACTGGGCAATGGTAAGGCTTGGAAGATCCCTTGTGAAACACAGGAATGAAGTGGTTGTGTGAAGGTCTCTTGCTGAATGCTAAGGCAGGCTTTGCAATTCCATCTCAGACACACTGCAGTgatatttatgtatttgttcCCAAATAGCTCCATAAAACCAGCTAGAAAGAAGAGCCCTTTCTCCGTGGCCTTGACTGCatggaaaggcagagctgggtgggagTATTTGGGTTTATTCACTCCCTGCTTTTGAGGCTTTTATGTCAGACTGATTCCTGTCctgttttctgttccttcactgtcactgtggtGTGGGGGAGCCTTATTTCCCTTCTGAGCTTGGCTCCTGTGGGAAGGTCAGCTGCTTTCCAATACACTGAAGCTGCTGGACccaaaggaagagggaaagaaaaactaaaCAATTACATGTTTCAGTTGCTGTCTGATTGCTGTGGTTCTTGGCATTGCTTGTGCTGGGGATTGTCCTggccctgagcacagagagtACAACTCTGGCAACAGATGCTGAGCTGAGGGAGGAGGATTTAACGTCATCCTGCACCTGGGCATTGCTGTAGGTGACAGAAAATCAGCTAATTAACTTTtcccttattttattttttaattagcagAGACTTGTACAAGATGTCTTCTGGGAAGTCATAATTTGCACTTACTGCTGATACTGGGGTTTAGTGGCCAAAAAGAAGTCCCTGGTTCCTTATCCTTCCATCTGATGCCACATCCCTAAACCCACAAGTTCTGTCCTTGTTTGTGTAGCAGCAAACAGGCTTCACACCTTCAGCCTCCCCGTGTCACTTCAGTGCTCAATTAGAACAAcctgttttcctgtttcatgGCTGTGCCTGTTGCCAGGAAGGCCCTTTGCAATGGAGCTCGTGAATCCTCGGAGGATCCACTTCACTGCCGAGGACATGAAGAGGCTGCAGCAGGTAAAGCCTttgcccctcccctgctgcctctccagCCCAGCAGTTCTGCTCACCGGCTCTGCCTTAAATATCGCAGGCAATTAACAGCTCCTCAGACAAAATACAGGTTCGAGATCTGCAGCTTGTCACCAGGTTAGTATTTAGAGGGATTTGTGCAGGTGTTCCTGGGGTAGTTGTGCTTGTGTGAAGTGAGTAATGTCTGTTGTTTAGAGAGGCAATTGGTCGCATGAAGGAAGGTGAAGAGGAGAAGACAAAGACCTACAGTGCCTTGATATGGACAGACAAAGCAATCCAGAGAGAAGACATCGAGTTTCTGGATGGTATCAAGGTATCAGGAGCTCTTGTTGCTCATTTCAATAGTACCTGTCTGGTGCCTGAGGGAAGAGTTAAACACCCACGGGCAGGTCTCCTCctctgggtttgggttttttatgctGTAGGGATTTCCATaccaccttccttccttcaccaCAGTCATCCAAGCAGGACAGCTGGCTGGCTGTGAGCCAGGACAACAAATCCTTGTGCAAGATtcaccttccattagaccaaATAATCCAGCAGTGAATGGGAGAGGAGGAAATCTGGCACCTGTACCCCTTCCTTTACCTGGCACAGTGTTTTGGGGGAGCAGAAGTGGCAGAGCTTTCTACAGCTGCTCTCCTGTGGCCACaattctgagttggaagtgtCTGTGACAGTGCAAAGAGGCCTTAGCAAGGCTCAGCACCCTCGGGAATAAGAACTTTCTTTAGATGTTGGGCTGATGGAAAAGGGGGTTCAGTTTTTGTTGTGCTGCCCCATTTCCTACGGGTCTTGCCCATGACCTCATTCTCAGGGAGACAATTCTTGGGAAGctcttccttttgcttcccTCAATCCTGGAAAGTTGCCTTTCAAACTGCTGCATCTCCTTTGGGAAAAGGAATGAACTTTGGAAAAGACTATTCTGAGATCTAATctcatttcaggttttttcccctcacttttATTTCTAGGGGGTTGGTTGTAGCTTAGACAAAGCATTTTTTGGGTGAGATTTTTTCCTGATTGCCCTGAGGCTCTCAGTGAGCTGCTCAGTTCTGGAGTCATTCCAGCAAAGGCTATGGAGATTTCAAGGTTATTCCTCTGTATTTGTGATTCCATTAGTTTGTTGTGTTCATGTGaggcctgttcagcctcagaTGGCTGCGCTTTCTCCTTCAATAAACCTGGAAAAAACCAGCCTTGCCTCAAGTTTACCCAACTACCAGAACACaagacacagagctgtgcttggCTCACAGCACTGGTGCCTCCCCCAGTGTGTGCAGTGCCACagtcccttccccttccctccctgtccacggcaggagctgcagctggagcagaagaCGCCGCTGCGGGTGCTGCACCGGCGGCCGCTGGCCGTGCGCTGCCGCCGCATCCACGCCATGAGCGCCCAGCTCCTGGACCCGCACCACTTCCGCCTGCGCCTCACCACGCAGGCAGGGACGTATCCttggctgccccagctcccgGCTGGAGCACGGGGAGAGCGGGAGCTTTCCTGCTCTCAACCCGGCGGGGTTTGGAATCGCTGCTCTCTGCGGTGGTCCTGCAGAGTCTTTACTTTTACACCACGATTTCACATTGAGGTTTTCCTTCCAAAACTCCGCCTGGGTTTGTGTGGATTCTTGTGCTGACCTCTCacaatatcctgagttggaagggacccacaaggatcatcatcTATCTCTAGTATTTAAAGTGTCTGACAGCTGTACTGgttaaaaatacacttaaacTTTTTCTAATTAAACTGAAAACTTTTCACCTTGGAAAATGAGCTTTTCCACAATATTTAATGCACTTCAGCGCAGACAGTGGATTCCTGCTCCTTATAAATTAGTAAGAGTTTTGTCCTAAAGTCACCACTCACTTTAGAGTAAAACAGAAGATAAAGGTCAGTAGTGCAGTTTTTGGCACTTAGGAGCTCTCTCAAAGATGGGTTTGGTTTTACCAGCGTGTTAACTAAAAATGGGCTTAGGATTAAAAAgcaaacttttttccccttttgattTCTTTGCTGTAAAATGCAACTCTCCTTAGCCAGAATTTCCAGCTACATCAAAGAATTTGTGCACGGAGACTTTGGAAGAACAAAGCCTAATATTGGGTCCCTTCTGAAGAGAACTGCTGACATTCTGGAGCTGGATGTAGAAGTAAGTTGTTTGCTCTTTAGCCTTCCTGGAAATTACTAAGGTGGTTGCATTTGTGAGATGCTTTTCATGGGATTGCTCTCAGTGCAACATTCCTGaccacagggaagagaaaaatggatGTTAATGTAAGAACGGTGGTTTGTGCCACACGTGCCAGGCTTCCTCTTCCAAATTTGTatcagggagggatgggaggagagAAGATGAGTTTCTAACACTGGCTATCAGCACTCACTGGAACAGAGCTCAGCATGTTCCCTGAACCACATCATTACTTtccaaagtggggttggatgggaaagaggagggacTTGACTGCTGGCAGTGCAGCTTCAAACACAGCAACAGATTCTGTCTGTTCACTGGCTGGAGGCAGGTGGAAAGCACAGGATTTGTTTGGGTTAAAAGACTAGAAGTAGAGATCTGGATTTAATACCTAACCTGGTGGTTAATTGAAAATGAAGGGGTTCATTTCAATAACCAATGATCAATGAGCTTTTCCTCGTGGATTCCTGGAAAGCTCTGCCCACGGGTCACAGTTTGCAGCTTCTGCATCTGTTTTGTAGGATGACACAGCAGGAGCGTTTTCTCATCCTCTGGTTTTCCTTGCTTGGAAGGCAGATTTGGGGACAGGTGATGGTTTTCTGTTGGAGCCTTGGCTGCACCAGTCAATACCTGACCATTTCAGTGTCACCAGTCAGCAGGTTGGTTGCTCTCACACCAGGAGGCCCAGCTGCAGGATGGGGAGAAGCTGGAGACAGTTCACATTCCCACCAGACAGTTCTGGGCACTTTGCACATGCAGCCCAACATCCAGTTAGTGGCAAAGGGAATTGTGACTCCTGGTAAGTGTAACATTCCAAGGCTGCTGactttgcctttctttcctcccctcatTTCTAGTCTGTGGATGTGGACTGGCCTCCCACCCTGGATAACTGACTCCTGAGCTGGGatgaggaagcagcagcagctcctgaccAAACACTGTGCAGTGTGACAGCCTGGGTGCAAAGGGTTTCCAGGGAATGTTTGGATCATGTTGATCTGCCAAAGGATGCCCTTACTTTAAATCTGCTTTAAACACTCTGGACCAGGTAGTGTTGGTTCAATCTCTGGCcttattttaattccttctgTGCATAAAGATTTTAGGGGAAGCCAGTGCATTCCTGCTGAATTAAAGATAACCCTCCCTCAAGCCAGGTTGTTTTTTGTAAACTCTTTTTGCAGCTTTCCTTGTAGCAGGTGGCACTGaaccccagtcccagctcttcCTGAGCACTGTTCCTGCAGCAAATCCCAAAAGCCAGGGA
It contains:
- the PUS10 gene encoding tRNA pseudouridine synthase Pus10 isoform X2, with the translated sequence MRSAERLSEPVPGRGVKEFPSMFSLPEKDRPVVQLLLSAGTCPRCVLRFCCVGSQMLYRHPDKDLLKDLQDFVRKDQGKEGTVGLDGADPPCKRVRLEHMEEGADGQNHNGALPEVPPGKDGNAAVESSAGGVCNVCLGILQEFCQADFVKKVCQKVHSADYQFSSFVFSVSLPPQLSVRERAAWLGLKQDMRNLGLTLEKDDIVQLKEAYKWIIHPQLSEELGVPADGKSLFEVSVVFAHPETDEECHFLATACPDCFKPAKNKQSVFTRMAVIKALEKIKEEDFLKHFPCPPSSPKNPCDALEIQCNNGAVFVAGRYNKYSRNLPQTPWIIDGERKLESSVEELISEHLMAAFKADSFNFSSSGREDVDVRTLGNGRPFAMELVNPRRIHFTAEDMKRLQQAINSSSDKIQVRDLQLVTREAIGRMKEGEEEKTKTYSALIWTDKAIQREDIEFLDGIKELQLEQKTPLRVLHRRPLAVRCRRIHAMSAQLLDPHHFRLRLTTQAGTYIKEFVHGDFGRTKPNIGSLLKRTADILELDVESVDVDWPPTLDN
- the PUS10 gene encoding tRNA pseudouridine synthase Pus10 isoform X1, which produces MRSAERLSEPVPGRGVKEFPSMFSLPEKDRPVVQLLLSAGTCPRCVLRFCCVGSQMLYRHPDKDLLKDLQDFVRKDQGKEGTVGLDGADPPCKRVRLEHMEEGADGQNHNGALPEVPPGKDGNAAVESSAGGVCNVCLGILQEFCQADFVKKVCQKVHSADYQFSSFVFSVSLPPQLSVRERAAWLGLKQDMRNLGLTLEKDDIVQLKEAYKWIIHPQLSEELGVPADGKSLFEVSVVFAHPETDEECHFLATACPDCFKPAKNKQSVFTRMAVIKALEKIKEEDFLKHFPCPPSSPKNPCDALEIQCNNGAVFVAGRYNKYSRNLPQTPWIIDGERKLESSVEELISEHLMAAFKADSFNFSSSGREDVDVRTLGNGRPFAMELVNPRRIHFTAEDMKRLQQAINSSSDKIQVRDLQLVTREAIGRMKEGEEEKTKTYSALIWTDKAIQREDIEFLDGIKELQLEQKTPLRVLHRRPLAVRCRRIHAMSAQLLDPHHFRLRLTTQAGTYIKEFVHGDFGRTKPNIGSLLKRTADILELDVEDDTAGAFSHPLVFLAWKADLGTGDGFLLEPWLHQSIPDHFSVTSQQSVDVDWPPTLDN